The Mammaliicoccus sciuri genome window below encodes:
- a CDS encoding DNA topoisomerase III has translation MKALVLPEKPSVGRDIAKALGIHDQKKGYFENKNYIVTWALGHLVTNATPEEYDKKFKEWNLNVLPIIPDYMKHVVIKKTRSQFNTVQHLMKRDDVNSIIIATDAGREGELVARLIIEKAKVKKQIKRLWISSVTEKAIKAGFQNLRPGEAYNNLYQAALCRSEADWIVGINATRALTTKYDAQLSCGRVQTPTLNLVQMRQQEIQSFKPEKYYQMNIEVEGYKFKWLSKSGDKTFDADLIEQVKQQVQNKKGIIQNISKKKKTKYPQKLYDLTSLQQTAYQRYKMSAKETLNTMQALYEQHKVLTYPRTDSNYLTDDMVSSLKERVSSLTATPLKSHAVPLLKKPIRAGKHFVDNKKVSDHHAIVPTEVRPNFDQLSPREQKIYMLVAERFLEVLLSPYQYEETTVTLTCEGESFKLTQEVAVELGFKELYEEKTHVKALPFEEQQHVNIQKVNVVSKDTEPPAYFNEGTLLKAMESPHHFFKPKDKKMAQTLYETGGIGTVATRADIIEKLYSSNVIEAVQGKIKITPKGKQLLNLAPEQLTSPELTADWEMKLTQIEKGNYSKNKFMNEMRNFTREIIADIKESDDKFKHDNITTTECPTCGKFMLKVKTKNGQMLVCQDPTCKTKKNQQRQTNARCPNCKKKLTLYGTGKKATYRCVCGHTETQEHMDERLKNRKSGKIGKKEMKKYMQTEEVENNPFKDALKGLKF, from the coding sequence GGCATTAGGACATCTTGTAACGAATGCTACACCTGAAGAATACGACAAGAAATTTAAAGAATGGAATTTAAATGTCTTACCAATAATTCCTGATTATATGAAACATGTTGTAATTAAGAAAACAAGAAGCCAATTTAACACAGTTCAACATTTGATGAAGCGAGACGATGTAAATTCAATTATTATTGCGACAGATGCTGGTAGGGAAGGTGAACTTGTTGCAAGGTTAATTATTGAAAAAGCAAAAGTCAAAAAGCAAATTAAGCGACTATGGATCAGTTCAGTTACTGAAAAAGCAATTAAAGCAGGCTTTCAAAATTTAAGACCTGGTGAAGCATATAACAATTTATATCAAGCCGCATTATGTAGAAGTGAAGCGGATTGGATTGTTGGTATAAATGCGACTAGAGCTTTAACAACGAAATATGACGCGCAATTATCATGTGGTCGTGTACAAACACCAACTTTAAATCTTGTACAAATGAGACAACAAGAAATTCAATCATTTAAACCTGAAAAGTATTATCAGATGAATATTGAAGTTGAAGGTTATAAATTTAAATGGTTGAGTAAGAGTGGAGATAAAACATTTGATGCTGATTTAATAGAACAAGTTAAACAACAAGTTCAAAATAAAAAAGGTATTATCCAAAATATCTCGAAAAAGAAAAAAACAAAGTATCCTCAAAAGTTATACGATCTTACAAGTTTGCAACAAACAGCGTATCAACGTTATAAAATGAGTGCGAAAGAAACGTTGAATACAATGCAAGCATTGTATGAACAACATAAAGTACTGACTTATCCTAGAACAGATTCTAACTACTTAACAGATGATATGGTTTCTTCTCTGAAAGAACGAGTATCATCATTAACTGCTACACCACTTAAATCACATGCTGTACCATTGCTTAAAAAACCAATTAGAGCGGGGAAACATTTTGTTGATAATAAGAAGGTTTCAGACCATCATGCGATTGTACCAACAGAAGTGAGACCTAACTTTGATCAGTTATCTCCTAGAGAACAGAAAATTTATATGCTAGTGGCTGAAAGATTTTTAGAAGTATTATTATCACCATATCAATATGAAGAAACAACTGTGACATTAACATGTGAAGGGGAAAGTTTTAAACTGACACAAGAAGTAGCAGTTGAATTAGGCTTTAAAGAACTATATGAAGAAAAGACGCATGTGAAAGCTTTGCCTTTTGAAGAACAGCAGCATGTGAATATACAAAAAGTGAATGTCGTTAGTAAAGATACAGAACCGCCTGCGTACTTCAATGAAGGAACTTTACTTAAGGCGATGGAATCACCACATCATTTCTTTAAACCTAAAGATAAGAAAATGGCTCAAACTTTATATGAAACAGGTGGTATTGGAACAGTTGCGACAAGAGCGGATATCATCGAGAAGTTATATAGTTCTAATGTAATAGAAGCGGTGCAAGGTAAAATTAAGATTACGCCTAAAGGTAAACAATTATTAAACTTAGCACCTGAACAACTGACATCACCAGAATTAACGGCAGATTGGGAAATGAAGTTAACGCAAATCGAAAAAGGAAATTATTCTAAAAATAAATTCATGAATGAAATGAGAAACTTCACGAGAGAAATCATTGCGGATATTAAAGAAAGTGATGATAAATTCAAGCACGATAATATCACAACGACTGAGTGTCCGACTTGTGGTAAATTTATGCTTAAAGTTAAAACGAAAAATGGTCAAATGCTCGTGTGTCAAGATCCAACATGTAAGACTAAGAAGAATCAACAAAGACAAACGAATGCCAGATGTCCAAACTGTAAGAAGAAACTTACACTGTATGGAACAGGTAAAAAAGCAACTTATAGATGTGTATGTGGTCATACAGAAACACAAGAGCATATGGACGAAAGACTTAAAAATAGAAAATCAGGCAAAATAGGCAAAAAAGAAATGAAGAAATATATGCAAACTGAAGAAGTAGAAAACAATCCATTTAAAGACGCTTTAAAAGGATTGAAGTTCTAA